The following are encoded together in the Neofelis nebulosa isolate mNeoNeb1 chromosome 9, mNeoNeb1.pri, whole genome shotgun sequence genome:
- the PI3 gene encoding elafin, whose protein sequence is MRPSSFLVLAVFLILGTLAAQAAVIGQGTDKGHVLVKGQDPVRGQDPVKTKDLLKVPVSTKPGSCPNILMRCAMMNPPNRCLRDTECPRAKKCCQGPCGLACLDPQ, encoded by the exons ATGAGGCCCAGCAGCTTCTTGGTCCTGGCGGTGTTCCTTATCCTTGGGACTCTGGCAGCACAGGCGGCTGTCATAG GGCAAGGCACAGACAAAGGTCATGTTCTGGTCAAAGGACAAGATCCCGTTAGAGGTCAAGATCCAGTCAAAACCAAAGATCTGCTCAAAGTTCCAGTGTCCACTAAGCCTGGCTCCTGCCCCAACATTCTGATGCGGTGCGCCATGATGAACCCCCCTAACCGCTGTTTGAGGGATACCGAGTGCCCCAGGGCCAAGAAGTGCTGTCAGGGCCCTTGTGGGCTGGCCTGCTTGGATCCCCAGTGA